In Scophthalmus maximus strain ysfricsl-2021 chromosome 16, ASM2237912v1, whole genome shotgun sequence, the following proteins share a genomic window:
- the psmd11b gene encoding 26S proteasome non-ATPase regulatory subunit 11B, with protein sequence MAAAAVVEFQRAQSLISTDRNASIDILHSIVRRDVQENDEEAVRVKEQSILELGTLLAKTGQAAELGGLLKFVRPFLISISKAKAARLVRSLLDLFLDMEAATGQEVELCLECIDWAKAEKRTFLRQALETRLISLYFDTKRYQEALALGTQLLGELKKMDDKALLVEVQLLESKTYHALSNLPKARAALTSARTTANAIYCPPKLQAALDMQSGIIHAAEEKDWKTAYSYYFEAFEGYDSIDHPRAITSLKYMLLCKIVLKLPEEVQSLISGKLGLRHAGRQTDALKCVAQACKNRSLADFETALTEYKAELRDDPIINTHLATLYDNLLEQNLIRVIEPFSRVQIEHISGLIKLSKGDVERKLSQMILDKKFHGILDQGEGVLIIFEEPPVDKTYGAALETIQNMSKVVDSLYNKAKKLT encoded by the exons ATGGCGGCTGCAGCAGTGGTCGAGTTCCAGAGAGCGCAGTCTCTCATTAGCACGGACCGCAACGCCTCCATTGACATTCTCCACTCTATAG TGAGGAGAGATGTCCAGGAGAACGATGAGGAGGCCGTCAGGGTTAAAGAACAGAGCATCCTGGAGCTGGGGACGCTCCTGGCCAAGACGGGACAGGCTGCAG AACTCGGGGGTCTGCTGAAATTTGTGAGGCCTTTCCTGATTTCCATCAGCAAGGCCAAGGCGGCCCGGCTGGTCCGCTCTCTGCTGGACCTCTTCCTCGACATGGAGGCGGCGACGGGGCAGGAGGTTGAGCTGTGTCTCGAATGCATCGACTGGGCCAAGGCCGAGAAGAGGACCTTCCTACGGCAGGCCCTGGAG ACACGGCTGATCTCACTCTATTTTGACACCAAAAGATACCAGGAGGCCTTGGCTCTTG GCACCCAGTTGCTCGGGGAGCTgaaaaagatggacgacaaagCTCTGCTGGTCGAGGTGCAGCTGCTTGAGAGCAAGACGTATCACGCGCTCAGTAACCTGCCGAAGGCCCGCGCCGCTCTCACATCAGCCAGGACCACCGCCAACGCCATCTACTGCCCCCCCAAGCTCCAGGCAGCGCTGGACATGCAGTCAG GAATCATCCacgcagcagaggagaaggactGGAAGACGGCCTACTCCTACTACTTCGAGGCCTTCGAGGGCTACGACTCCATCGACCACCCCAGAGCCATCACATCACTCAAATACATGCTACTGTGCAAAATTGTACTTAAATT ACCAGAGGAGGTTCAGTCCCTGATCAGTGGTAAACTGGGCTTGCGACACGCCGGGCGACAG ACAGATGCACTGAAATGTGTCGCCCAGGCCTGTAAGAACCGATCATTAGCAGACTTTGAAACG GCCCTAACAGAGTACAAAGCAGAACTGAGGGACGACCCGATTATCAACACTCACCTGGCGACGCTGTACGACAACCTGCTGGAACAAAACCTCATCCGAGTCATTGAACCGTTTTCCAGAGTACAG ATAGAACATATATCGGGTCTAATCAAACTGTCAAAG GGCGACGTCGAGAGGAAATTATCACAGATGATTCTGGACAAAAAGTTTCACG GAATCCTCGACCAAGGAGAAGGCGTGTTGATCATATTTGAAGAGCCGCCGGTGGACAAAACGTACGGCGCAGCCTTGGAAACCATTCAGAACATGAGCAAAGTCGTGGACTCACTTTACAACAAAGCCAAGAAGCTAacatag
- the cdk5r1b gene encoding cyclin-dependent kinase 5 activator 1b isoform X1, producing the protein MGTVLSLSPSYRKAALFEDGPATVGHYTAVQNSKNAKDKNLKRHSLINVLPWKRIVAVSAKKKGSKKVQPNGNYQNNVTQLNNENLKKSQSCANLATFTQDQSTPALTKGSNNPVSSVKKAPLTNSNVAPGTPKRVIVQASTSELLRCLGEFLCRRCYRLKHLSPTDPVLWLRSVDRSLLLQGWQDQGFITPANVVFVYMLCRDVVSSEVATEHELQAVLLTCLYLSYSYMGNEISYPLKPFLVESSKETFWDRCLSIINLMSAKMLQINSDPHYFTQVFADLKNESQKEEERSRLLIGLDRSKPTSNLTIAKVTSSRTP; encoded by the exons ATGGGAACCGTGCTGTCTCTGTCCCCCAGCTACCGAAAGGCGGCCCTCTTCGAGGATGGGCCGGCCACGGTGGGCCACTACACGGCCGTCCAGAACAGCAAGAACGCCAAGGACAAGAACCTGAAGCGCCACTCGCTCATCAACGTGCTCCCTTGGAAGCGCATCGTGGCGGTGTCGGCCAAGAAGAAGGGCTCCAAGAAGGTGCAGCCCAACGGCAACTACCAGAACAATGTCACCCAGCTGAACAATGAGAACCTGAAGAAGTCGCAGTCCTGTGCCAACCTGGCCACCTTCACCCAGGACCAGAGCACTCCGGCCCTCACCAAGGGCTCCAACAACCCGGTGTCGTCTGTCAAGAAGGCCCCGCTGACCAACTCCAACGTGGCCCCCGGGACCCCGAAGAGAGTGATCGTGCAGGCCTCCACCAGCGAGCTGCTGCGCTGCCTCGGGGAGTTCCTGTGCCGGCGTTGTTACCGGCTGAAGCACCTGTCCCCCACCGACCCGGTGCTGTGGCTGCGCAGCGTGGACcgctccctgctgctgcagggctggCAGGACCAGGGCTTCATCACGCCCGCCAACGTGGTCTTCGTCTACATGCTGTGCCGCGACGTGGTCTCCTCCGAGGTGGCCACGGAGCACGAGCTGCAGGCCGTGCTGCTCACCTGCCTCTACCTGTCCTACTCCTACATGGGCAACGAGATCTCCTACCCGCTCAAGCCCTTCCTGGTGGAGAGCTCCAAGGAGACCTTCTGGGACCGCTGCCTCTCCATCATCAACCTGATGAGCGCCAAGATGCTGCAGATCAACTCCGACCCGCACTACTTCACTCAGGTGTTCGCCGACCTGAAGAACGAGAgccagaaagaggaggagaggagccgcCTGCTCATCGGCCTGGACCG ATCAAAACCAACGTCGAATCTGACCATCGCCAAAGTGACATCATCACGGACGCCTTGA
- the cdk5r1b gene encoding cyclin-dependent kinase 5 activator 1b isoform X2 produces the protein MGTVLSLSPSYRKAALFEDGPATVGHYTAVQNSKNAKDKNLKRHSLINVLPWKRIVAVSAKKKGSKKVQPNGNYQNNVTQLNNENLKKSQSCANLATFTQDQSTPALTKGSNNPVSSVKKAPLTNSNVAPGTPKRVIVQASTSELLRCLGEFLCRRCYRLKHLSPTDPVLWLRSVDRSLLLQGWQDQGFITPANVVFVYMLCRDVVSSEVATEHELQAVLLTCLYLSYSYMGNEISYPLKPFLVESSKETFWDRCLSIINLMSAKMLQINSDPHYFTQVFADLKNESQKEEERSRLLIGLDR, from the coding sequence ATGGGAACCGTGCTGTCTCTGTCCCCCAGCTACCGAAAGGCGGCCCTCTTCGAGGATGGGCCGGCCACGGTGGGCCACTACACGGCCGTCCAGAACAGCAAGAACGCCAAGGACAAGAACCTGAAGCGCCACTCGCTCATCAACGTGCTCCCTTGGAAGCGCATCGTGGCGGTGTCGGCCAAGAAGAAGGGCTCCAAGAAGGTGCAGCCCAACGGCAACTACCAGAACAATGTCACCCAGCTGAACAATGAGAACCTGAAGAAGTCGCAGTCCTGTGCCAACCTGGCCACCTTCACCCAGGACCAGAGCACTCCGGCCCTCACCAAGGGCTCCAACAACCCGGTGTCGTCTGTCAAGAAGGCCCCGCTGACCAACTCCAACGTGGCCCCCGGGACCCCGAAGAGAGTGATCGTGCAGGCCTCCACCAGCGAGCTGCTGCGCTGCCTCGGGGAGTTCCTGTGCCGGCGTTGTTACCGGCTGAAGCACCTGTCCCCCACCGACCCGGTGCTGTGGCTGCGCAGCGTGGACcgctccctgctgctgcagggctggCAGGACCAGGGCTTCATCACGCCCGCCAACGTGGTCTTCGTCTACATGCTGTGCCGCGACGTGGTCTCCTCCGAGGTGGCCACGGAGCACGAGCTGCAGGCCGTGCTGCTCACCTGCCTCTACCTGTCCTACTCCTACATGGGCAACGAGATCTCCTACCCGCTCAAGCCCTTCCTGGTGGAGAGCTCCAAGGAGACCTTCTGGGACCGCTGCCTCTCCATCATCAACCTGATGAGCGCCAAGATGCTGCAGATCAACTCCGACCCGCACTACTTCACTCAGGTGTTCGCCGACCTGAAGAACGAGAgccagaaagaggaggagaggagccgcCTGCTCATCGGCCTGGACCGGTGA